The DNA segment GCTTCCCCGGCCCCAGTAGAGGTCGGTCGCGGTATCGTTGCCCGCCCCGGAGTGGACGGTGACGTCGGCGCCCGGATCGAGCGTGTAGACCGGGAAGGTGTAGGTGTTGCGCGTCCCTTCGTCGGTGATCGTCCAGCCGGTGAGGTTGACCGCCGTTTCGTCCGCGTTCGCGACGGCGATCCACTCCTCCTGGAGGCCGAGGTCGCTGATGTATACGCCGGATGAGGGAGCGGGCGTCGCCGTCGCTGTCGGGGTCGCCGTTGCGGCCGCGGTCGTTGCCCCGGCCGTCACGGTGGCGGCGGGTGCCCCGCCGGCGGCAACGGTGAGCGCCGTTCCGTCGGTGGCGACGATGACGGTTCCGTCAAGGTCGGTCCGGTAGATGCGCGAGCCGGTCGCCTCGAGGCGTTCGACCGCTTCCTCATGGGGGTGGCCGTAGTCGTTCCCCTCGCCGACCTCGATGACGCTGATCGCGGGGCTGACCGAGGAGAGGAACTCCGCCGAAGAGGCGTACCGGCTCGCGTGATGGCCGACTTTCAGGACGTCGGCATCGAGGTCGAGCCCGGCCTCCGCCATGCTCTCCTCTGCCGGGGTCCCGGCATCGCCCGTGAAGAGGTACGAGATCTCTCCATACGTCACCATCAGGACGACGGAGTCCTCGTTTATGTCGCCGAGCGGCTCTGCGCCCGGGTTCAGGATCAGGA comes from the Methanoculleus marisnigri JR1 genome and includes:
- a CDS encoding MBL fold metallo-hydrolase, with protein sequence MSSIPARYLICIALCACTVACLVTAGCSNPSGQQPEIGSDLSGDLVVHFIDVGQGDSILIEFRDKTMLIDAGERGMGERVIAYLDERNVETLDVVVATHAHSDHIGGLSDVISAYPVGRFVDAAQPHPTATYENLLVLVEDLGIPYTAAERGQSVALDPDLEILILNPGAEPLGDINEDSVVLMVTYGEISYLFTGDAGTPAEESMAEAGLDLDADVLKVGHHASRYASSAEFLSSVSPAISVIEVGEGNDYGHPHEEAVERLEATGSRIYRTDLDGTVIVATDGTALTVAAGGAPAATVTAGATTAAATATPTATATPAPSSGVYISDLGLQEEWIAVANADETAVNLTGWTITDEGTRNTYTFPVYTLDPGADVTVHSGAGNDTATDLYWGRGSAVWNNDGDLATLADANGTVVSTMER